Part of the Methylomonas rapida genome is shown below.
ATTTGTCGTTCCCATCAGGTCATCAGCTTGGATCGAGGCAAAAAAATCGGTGGCGTGATCGGTACGGTGGGCGGTGCCGCGAGCGGTGTGGCTGGTGCCATGACCGGTGCGGCTACCGGCGCGGAAGTCGGTTTAACCGTCGGTCTGATAGCCGGGCCAGTTGGTAGCACCATGGGCAGTGTTGCAGGGGCGATTTTCGGTGCACTGATTGGTGCGGCCACGGGTGGCGTCACTGGGGCCAAGCTGGGCGAAGTCATCGATCAGCGTGTGCTGGATAACTACGTCTGCCAAGACTGCGGCTTGTCTTTTAGCCACTATGCCAGACTAGATCAGACTATTTAGTTTTTGTGTGTTCATCGTTTCAACAACCGCGCAAAGGTATCAGCTATCAGCTATCTCGCTGGCTGTTTCCCTGTTTAACTTATCTTTAGGAGTCATTTATGGCACATTTACTCGAACAAATGGCCTATGTTGGCCAAACGCCCTGGCATGG
Proteins encoded:
- a CDS encoding DUF3482 domain-containing protein; this encodes MSMQCPICRSHQVISLDRGKKIGGVIGTVGGAASGVAGAMTGAATGAEVGLTVGLIAGPVGSTMGSVAGAIFGALIGAATGGVTGAKLGEVIDQRVLDNYVCQDCGLSFSHYARLDQTI